A segment of the Flavobacteriales bacterium genome:
TGGCTTCGGATTATTGAAGCGGAAGTACGCCGTGAGCATGTATACCTGGTTCTGCGGGCGCACAACGGGATCCAGTAGTCCAGTGCTCGATTGCCCCCGCGCATCGAATCCCCAGCGTTGCCCTTCCATGCCGAATCCCAAGGTGATGCTGAACTGCGATCGGCGCTCGTTATCCGCAAGTGCGACTGGTTCATCGAAGGTGAGCTGGCCGTTCAAGAAGCGCTGCTCGCGGCCGCGCACGAACCAGCCGAGGCCGGGCCCAGCGAGGATGAACAGGCCATTGGGCTTGCGGTCGGTGGAGATCTTCAGCACCAGCGGCACCTCGATGTAGCGCAGGGTGAAAACGGTGCTGAGGCCTGATGCTGGTACACGGACCAAGGCACCCTTGGTCATCCAAAGCAACTCCGGCATCAGGGCTACCTGCGGGTGCAAGGGCGCCTCGAAGTACCAGCCGAACAAGGGGCCGGGCAGCATGTCGGCCTTGCTCCCGCCGAAAACGCCTGGTCCTCGGGTGGCGAGGCCGATGCCGATGCGCGGCCCATGCTGCGCCGAAGCCATGCAAGCCACGAAGGCGCAGAGAACGGTGATGAGGAAGCGCATGCGCCGAAGATCGCAATTGGCCGCGATCACGCGCGTGCTGTGATCAGGCGCTCCAGGTCGGCGGCGCTGCGGTCCCAATCGAATCGCTCGCGCACGAAGGCGCAGCCATTGGCGGCGATGCGGTCGCGCTCCTGCGCATCATCGAGCAGGCGCAGCACAAGCT
Coding sequences within it:
- a CDS encoding PorT family protein, which produces MRFLITVLCAFVACMASAQHGPRIGIGLATRGPGVFGGSKADMLPGPLFGWYFEAPLHPQVALMPELLWMTKGALVRVPASGLSTVFTLRYIEVPLVLKISTDRKPNGLFILAGPGLGWFVRGREQRFLNGQLTFDEPVALADNERRSQFSITLGFGMEGQRWGFDARGQSSTGLLDPVVRPQNQVYMLTAYFRFNNPKPPPASDKEKLED